GGAATGCAAGAGGTCGACAATAGATGCACAAGCAATTCGGAATTACCCAGAAAGTGCAGCGACAGTGAGCGATTGAAGCATCCCGACGGATCCATCTCCAAACCCTCCAATTGATCGCCGAAGGGCCGCGGCCTCCGCCCTGCTCCGGAATATTTGGTAGAAGTAGTAGTAGACACCCTAATAGCACAAACAATTCAATCCAGAAACGTGTAAAGCATCTCAAAACGAAGTCAGGAAGTCAGCGAATCGACCAACCAGAGAACCAACCTGGGAGGCCGCGGTGCCGACGAGCGAGGGCGGCAGGCCGCTGTACAGGCGCTCCCACCCCTCGTTCCTCACGACCTACTACAGCAGAATCGGGGATCACGGTAGCATTAGACTCGTATCAGGGCGAGATTACTCGTCAGTTGGGATGAAATAGGAGAAGGGGTTTGGGGGGAGGACCAGGCACATCTGGCGGACGGCGCCGTCCTTGaacgccggcttggaggggtcGCGCTCCGTCTGCTGCCGCGCGTTCACCTGCCGCAGAGACCCTCCGCTCAGGAACCAGAAGCAGGcagcaaagcaagcaagcaatcGAAGCACGGGGAGGCGGGACGTACGGTCTGGAGGGGGTAGGTGAGGAGCTGGGCGAcgatcccgccgccggcgccggcgaggccgtTGATCAGCGCGTCCGACATCTCTGCGCCTGCTTCCCTTCGCTCCGCTTCGCCAGCCCGTGAATCGCCGCGGCTGTACGTTAGGTTACCCGAAAATTTTGGACTCCGGCGGCCTTCGCTGGCCTCCTTGGATCGTAGTGGGAGGGAGACGGGGGAGGCGTGGTCTCCTTCGGTCCCGTGCTCTTCTCTGTTTCCCCCACCTTGAAGTACTCTTCAGACTTCTTCCTACCGTAGCACTAGTACTGCTGCCGCTCGTGGCTCTCGTCAACCTTTTTATTAACGCGGTTCGTAAAATACTCCGTGTTAGGACAAGTTTAAACGAAGTTATACTCAACTTTCTAAACAAGTCAAATCGAATTGATTAGTGAGATTCCCCAACCACTATGAGATCACCCACCCGTCTTCAGCTGTGAAAACTTTTGGGGAATTGCTAggtttcgtttctgttttttcttatccaggtattttttctgtttcacTTTTCCTTTCAAATTTAGGTTTCGTTCCAGTTGAGTTGATGGAGAGCGGCGAGAGGAGTTTGTACTCCCCAGCTTGCCGGATATCTCACACCTTGGCTTCTTGTGAGAAAGCGCAGACAGTATATTCCTCAGGAGAAGACCATACAGCGATGTTTTAGTTGTTTATCACCGGAAGTCCAGAACGGCCCAACGCATCCTCGGATGCTTCATCGTGCAGAAGTTCAGGTCTGGATGCCGCCATGCCTGAATATGCATACTCCTTTGACTTTTTGCTGTAGTCATCCTGGATCTATATCCTCCCTCTCTTCTATCCTCCCTCTCTTCTTGCTTGGCTGATGTATTCAACACTTGAGACTTCACAAATGGTAAATATACCATGTTACTGTTACAAAATTAATGATAAGATGTTTATCGATGCACTAATGTGCCAACAAACAATCAGTCATTACATCTACCGGTGATTttaacaagtttttttttgcgggtaggTGATTTTAACAAGTTACCTGACGGCATTTCGAACGCGTGAAATCTTGCGGAGGGTTGTCAATGACCTTTCCGATGTAAGTAAGTGATTTTTACACTAATTGTATAATCTGGGGCAAGAGATTTGACCTCCTGATTTATTAGTTTTTTGGATATGTCTTTGTTCTTCTTAGCTTCCTGTGAAATTGTACTCCTGCATAGAGTTTTATGGTTTTCTAGGAATTTTAGAAAGTCGTGAAATCTTTACATGATGATATGTTTCTTCTATTCTTAGGTTTGGAAATCCTGAGCTGCAAAGAAGTCCCTGGATTTCTCGTATGCtttgttttctgaaagaaaggaaaaaaaggtaAATAAACAGATGGGACGGTGACGCCGTATAGCTAGCCGGCTTTTCCCGTCTCCTTCGCTCCTCGCAAACTTCTGTACTCTTCTGTTTTTGTAGGGGACGGTGTGCCGGCGTCACGATCTGGCGAAACCCCTGCCTTTTCTGTTTTGTACCTAGTGTTGCGTCGACGAGGTTCCTACTCGGCTCCcatcgaggcggcggcggtacaAATTCCGTGTTAGTTTGGCGCGGCGGAGAGGACGGGGAACGAATCCGCTGCGGCCCTGCCGCTCCCTTCTCTAATCTGcggctaaaaaaaaaccaaccCCGCCTGCCACTTCAATCGCAGCGGCATGGAGCCGGGAGCCAAATCAGAAGCAAACCAAAACGAGGAAGGATCAGGTGCGGTGggaagcagcggcggcagcagcaaggTTTACCACGAGAGGCAAAGGATGCAGTTCTGCCTCCTCCACGCCCTCAACAACCTTATGCAGGTGACCCTCCGGCCTCCCGTTACTGCCATCTTCTCGTGCTCTTGCCTATCAGGCCTGCTTGCCTATTCATGATTAGAGTAGCTTCGCTTGAGAACTTTGCGCGGTCTTAAGATTTCCAGTAGAGCACGTAAATTAAGTTCCGATTGTCCACCTAATTATTCACATTGGCACCCGACTTCACTCTTCCAAACAGCCCCGAGCAGTCGAATTATTCGGCAGGAATTGTTATAGTAGTTGAGCGTTGTGTTCTAGCTGTCCTCCCTTCGTACTGTCGATGACTCGATGGTGGACATGTTTTTCATACAAAATTGATTCCACCTTCCTATCACTGCTTGTGTTGTGGTGAAAAATCAGGGCATACTGAACAGACAGAAAATATGCTCCTTGTCATCTGAAAGCGCCAGCGACCTAATTATCGGTCCATTCAGTGAGCACTGTTCGCAATTGTTTTGACACTTCAATGTGTAGCTCTCATCCGCTTCTGTTCCACCAAATGTATTGAAGGCTAGCTAGGTGCGCACATGAATCATGAATTCCTAGCTGATAACCAATAGACAAATCTTTCGGTCTTGTTCGTTTACTTAGATGCTGTTTTAAGTTGCCTCTGAGGTGAATTTGGGAATTCCTAGCTGATAACCAATAGACAAACTTTCGGTCTTGTTCGTTTACTTAGATGCTGTTTTAAATTGCCTCTGAGGTGAATTTGGAACAAATAGTAGTTGCAACATGCAAGAGCACAGGCAGataacaaatactccctccgttccataattcttgtcgtggtcaaatttgaactaaaaccacaacaagaattatggaacggagggagtattatccATTCCTTTGCTCCCACACCACCTGGTTTTATCTGGACTCACCATGCTTTAACTGTATAAATTGTGTTCTGTGTGGTTCAGGAAAAGGAATCTTTCACCCGAGCTGAGTTGGATGGTATTTCTGAAAATCTTGTTCTTACTGATCCGAACAAGGACAAATGGACTCCTCTATCATTGATTTTTAAGCCACACCACAATGCATTAACTGGGAACTACGACGTAAATGTACTTATCACAGCGTTAGAAACTAGAAAGACAAATGTAGTCTGGCATGATCGTCGAAAGGGGGCATCTTCAATAGATTTGGATGCAGGAGCACTGGTTGGTCTGATGATCAATGTGCCTGTCAAGAGGTTGAGGGGGCTCTGGACCGGCAGGCATTGGGTGGCAATTCGGAGCATTGATGGTATCTGGTTTAACTTGGACAGTGATTTTTCTTCACCCAAGCAGTTTCAGGGCAAAGAACAACTAATTGAGTTTCTGGACAGCATTCTCAGTCAAGGTGGAGAACTCATGATCGTGCTGCGAGACGAATAATTGTACTGCTTCAACAGTGAAAGCACCTCCTCCGCGATTTGTTGTCTTGTGTTCCCCATACTTCTGAATTGGCAATCATGATGGGATCACATGCATCTGCAACAGCAACTTCTCCGAAGACTTGCAACCTTATTGGTAAGAATCACGGGCAGGGCCTATAGGGGTGAAGATACATGGAATGTTCAATTTGCCAAACTATACATCAGTGTCCTTCTGCTGTTGGCACAGTGCATCGCACTCCTGTTTGATTGATTGTTGTTGCGTATATCAAATGTTGGACAGTTATCTGCAGATATAGCGCATGCTTGGCAATGGGCTTGTAAGCTTTGCGGTGAGCAACTGAGCATACGTGAAACTGTTTTCTCTGTGCTGGGAGAATTGTTATCCTGTACGCAGAATTTCCTGTTTGTTATCCTGTACgcagagatttttttttctttcgaaccGGAGTCATTAATTAAGCAGAAGAGAGGGCCCAGTTAATTCTCAGAAAACCGGGCAAAAACCTTTGtgtgttgttttttttaggcGTTGGTGTGATGTGTTGGGGCTTCTGTTGTGGTGCGATTTTGCATATGCTGATATCCATGTATGCTTATCTTGCCGCGTGCTGAGTGCTGTTGAAACCTGGAGTATCAACTAAGGACTCGGTCTACTTATCTCACCTTGCTTGTTGGAAGCAAAGCGCTGTATACATCCACCCGAGCGATGAAATGCATTTCGGCTGTATCTGAGTCTAGTGCCCTTGGTTAGCAGTCACAATACGATGGAATGGCTAAATTTCAAAGAGCTTTGTAATGTACAAGAATTGAATACAAGCGGTTGGTCAGTCATCCATAAGTCTGCAGATATGAAGGCAGCTACCCACACAAATTCACAGGCTGCTGAGTACAATGTACAAACTCTGAAGTTATACTGTATAACAGTAACCAGGAGGGCAGAGCGGAAACAGGGTCTAGGTGAGCAATCACAGCCTACCCAGTTTTGCCCGTCTTCTTCCGCCAGTACGTCGTCGCAGTGCTGTAGTGCTCATTGCGTATTGTCTTCGAGGCTGCTCTCCAGTCGCAATTCTCCATCTCTTCCCTGGCAGCCCTTCCTATGGATTCTCTGAGGTCCTTGGAGAAGAGGAGCTGTTCAATCTTCCTTACACACTCGTCGAGATCACCAGGTGTGAACAGGAAGCTGGTCTTACCCTCCTTGTCCTTGGGTATTATATCAGGAATTCCTCCAGCACGAGCAGCGACAACTGGGACTCCAGAAGCCATGGACTCCAGCACTACTTGCCCAAGGGTCTCGGACTCGGAAGGCATTGCAAATACGTCCCCACTGGCGTACGCTTGTGAGAGTTCCTCGCCCTGGAGCATTCCGGTGAAAACTGCAGGCATGCCTGTGAACATTTTTTCTAGCTCAGCCCTGCCAAGATGAAACAACCCACATAAACATCTCCAGATTTCAACGTCGAACACTGCAATGGTTCAAAACAGTTGGCCGGAAACATAAAGTCGGTTCTTAGTCAGACATTGCAAACAAAGCAACTCAAGTTCTTATTTAATATTTGTGTATTGTTACTGGGTGCATTACCTTGCTTGGTCCAGATCTGTCTTGTGTGGAGAAATAATGAAATAAACCCTCAGGTCGAACCATGTATATAATTAACTCAAAGAAACAGAGAAAGGAATACTAAGCCACAAGTTGTGAGTAGGTTTTTCTCACAATTCAGTCAGCAATAACATATAGCATCAGGCATGTGCAAAAGATAAGAATGAAGTGCTCCAAATTTGGCATTTCAATATCGTAAACTGCTGATAAACATATGTACTGTTTCATCAGGTTTGTCAGCAAACAGTTTACAGTTGAAGAATGACCCACCTGTATGGTCCATCTCCAACAAAAGCAATTCTTGCTGCAGGGAGCCTTTCCATAACCCTGAATTGTTAGTGAAGTAAGTAAGGGAAATGGCAAATGGCACTCGTGTAGCAAACACTTAATCGGGAGATGAGTGGATGCATGAAAGGTTCAAGTAGGGGTGCTCAAAAACGGGTTGGGGAAAAACCATCCAACCTGGCAGCTTGCAACGCTAGTGGACTCTAGTGTATTGACTGATTTGACTTGTTGGCTAGTTCAGAAATTGAATAGGAAAAAGGTTTTGCACGGTTTGGAGAAACCGATTTTGAACACCCGTAGGTTCAAGTACACCCAACTTGAAACGATTCATTGGTTAAAGTGCTAATAAGATCACAGAAGTTATGGTACAAGCACACCTAAAGCTAAAATTCAAAGACGTACTAACATAGGGACAGGCAGACAGCTGACAAATTTGACTgtataaaatgaaaattagGCAGTCTAGCCGTTTTAACAGCAATAAGCAGCACAAAATAGTTACTATATGACTATACCTAAATACCATGGATGTAAAATATATCACATGGATTCCACGAATAGCACATTGTGCTGGAATACATCGAAGAAGTGTCCCTTATCTCCATTTTTTCCATTCAGTTTCAAATGTTTCTAGTTCTAGTCTAGTACATATTGACAAGTCATGATATAGTTTGTATAACGGAAAAGCTAACCTCTTCAGAAAATCCAAATTCTTTTCGCGCCCAAAACGGCCCACATGTACTATCAATGGTTTTTCTGGTTCACCGCCACTaagagagaggaaaaaagaTCTGTTAGCCTATgtaaagttttttttcccaCTCTTTCTGACTGAAACTCTAAGCAATATACCTCAACTTGATACGCATTTCATGCCTCTGAAATTTAGGATGGAAGCTTTCAGAATCAACACCCTTGTTCCAAAGGCGTATTCTGTTTGCTGAAGAGGCAAGGGGGTTTATAGTTAGGACTCACAACGCGGCGAAATATATAAATACAGATGTATTGTAACTGCTTGACCTGATACTACGTTAGCAGTTTCAAAATCCTCGGCAATAGCTACTGAAGGAACTAGAGTAAGATCTGCAGACCTGTGGAGGCATCCTTTAAACCAAAATGAGAGTGTTAGGCTGTTAGCACAAACTAAGTGATAAAGATcatctttattttttctcaGTTCCTTACTTTTGTTGAGAACAAAATGGAAGTGATAACAGTGGGCTTACTTATGAGACTCCAAGTGGGCCCAAGTAACCAATTTAAATTGTATCCTGGTAAGTACCTGAAAGTCATAACAAAAAATTAACTCGATAATGTAAACCTATTAACAACCCTGGCCCAACTGACACCAAGTAGAATTTGTGATAGGAAAAATTACTTAGTACACTGGTAGGAACAACTAAATGGATGAAAATATAACTGGTGCAACTTAAATGAAGCCTACTGAACAAATGAAAGCATATCCATTAGTGGCAGAGGGCAAAATTAAGTTGGGTTTCTTGCACATGCATATATCTGGAGGGGCGTCATCCTTCATATTACAAAAGAGATGTCCATGATTTATAGTCAAATATACCATATCGAACGACTTTGCAGCATCTAACTGAGGTTGCATGAACACACATACTGTGCGGCTGTGTGCAGAAAAAGATTCATACTGTCGTGTCACCACATGCCCACATGCTTGGTTGCGAACCCACCTCTATGTCCAAGTAAATTACATCACACAATGTGCTGCATCGCTTTATGGAATATTTTCAAGAGCAGGCATAACAATTAAAGGAAGTTTGTCTCTTTGGAATTAAATTTGCACGCgatttccctcaaaaaaaaattgcacgcAGTGCATTCCCCTGGTAATGTGTGTGTTTATCATGATCTATTGTTAGCAAATTCACTGGACAATGACAATCTTATTGTACAAAACTACACGGAAAAAGTATGGCCCTACAATCCAGAGCTGATCTCTGCTCGAGGGTTGAAAAATATGCACTGACAAAATCATACATGCAGGAGAACCAAGCTCAGCTTGGGTGGTCAGCCCAGCGAGGTATGCTGGCTGCACACCAGGGTTTGACCCCCGAAGGTCACATTTTGGTGCATCACCTTTGCGAAAATTAatatatgtatctatatactgtaAGAATGCAATCGCGTATCTCTTACagtttaaattcaaaaaacaaatcataCATGCAGCGCTATGCAGCTAATATGGTTCGTAGTTTCAAGAAGAGAAACTCACGCTGGAAGATGTGTGTGATAAGACATCACCATTGGAACCGAAATCATCTTCGCGATAGCAAGAGCCCCAAAAACCTGAAATCACAATGGGTGGTAATGAGAAACCACTGGGCAAAGACAATTAATGTCTAAGAGTTTTTTATGGTTACCATAATTCCAGGTGAAGTAGCATGGATTATATCTGGTTTGAACTTTGTCACCGCAGAAAATATTCTGGGGCTCAACGCCAACGAGAGTGGAACATTTTGGTACAGTGGACATGGGAAGCTGAAAAACAGGAGTTTAGGCAATCTGAATGCATGCAAAATGAAGTTCCCCAGAGATTGAATTTTGACGACATTCCAAAATTATAAACTTGACTGAGAAAAACATTCAAGGAAAATATGGCACCATCAATTTCACGATACAACTAGCAAATGTTCCAAATTAGCATGGCAGGTGACTACAGGACACTTGCattttgctctctttttttctacGCGAGCAAAGGCTTATTTTGCACTGGGGGTATGTTTCTGTGCTTTCAGCAGAGTagttattcttttttttttgcggggaagcAGAGTAGTTCTTCGACTTGTCACCACGCTAAAATGGAACGTGAAGatagttcgtgttggattacCTCCACGAGCCAATGACCTTCGCTCCATGGAACTCTTCGGGGGCTCCTTTGTGTGTGGTGACGACCAAAACCTGAACCGAATAAGCAGGCGTTGATTCCGAGGTACAAGAACGATCTTGAAAAAAAGGGGGATACATGCGCTGCACTACAAGCAGCCAGAAGGAGTCGTAACAAGGATTAGTTACCTCGTCGCCCATCTCTCGTAGATGCTTGATGAAATTCTGGAACCGGTTCTTGTACCCAGAGATGTAACTGCGATCACACAGGAACAAGGAAAAGCCATTGACTCAGAATTCTCGATAGATCAATACGCAGCAGGTTTCACAAATCATGCGTCCAGCAACCCGGTTACAGGCACGCGCCGGCAGAACATCTCGATCTGGTCTGATCTAGTACAATCCGGCCAGCGACTTGAGTGCTCAATActtgggagaggaggaggaggagagaggagacTGACGCGAAAGGCGAAGGCTCGACGAAGAGAGCAATGCGATGTGGCCTGGAGCTCCACTCGgcgtccgcctcctccacctgcaGAAGCAGCGGCGCCGTCGTATCTGCAGCTGCCTCCCCCATCCTACTACTCATATGCTGGCtgtcaccaccaccaccaccgatCCCCCAACTCAGCACGCCCCCACCGCGCGAATTATACACCGCCGGCTCCCCTCGTCCTTGGCGTCTACTACTCCCACCCGTGCCGTGCCCCCTATCCTTCCTCCAAACCCGGCCTCCCGCCTCGCCTTCGAGTCCACGCagcgaggagaaggaggaggaggcggcggcgcgtggaaGCACGGGGACGGGACGCGTAGCCCCCGCGCGAGCACCACCGAGGCGCGACGCCGAAGCAACGACGGGGAGCGCCACTGGGagaggacgacggcgacgtGATGGACTGGGCAGTGGccgcggaagaagaagaaaaaaaaaatcgagagAGGGCGTCTAGTGGGCGAAATACAGCAGACGGGCGGAGACGGGGGAATCGAATCGGTTCTCTTCTCCCTTCTCTGCGCCGAGGCgtgctgcagcctgcaggacTGGACTTCGCTTGCGGGTCGAcgaggggaagaggagaagagaatAATTGACGAGGCGGGCCGTGGCATATGCCTTTTTCCCCTGCCGCGGACCACCGCCCCGCCCGGATCGCTTGCTGCCGTTACGATGGTTGAGTCGGGAATTTCGTGCCAAGTCTATAGGGAACAGATTCTAAAATCCTTTTATTCCTTTTGCGTGTTTTCAGCTCGGCATAGCATATCCTTCCTCCTGTGGGCGAAGGCCGGCCGGGCGTCGAATCTTTTCTTTCCTGGCAGCACCGGAACGCGAATGGGGGAATGATTGGCGTTTCACACCTGCTGACACGCCCAGTTGCTGCCAGGGTTGCCCATGCCAGGTACGAGTAGGATTGTCCCTTGTTCAGTCCAGCCTAGCTCTGTCCCCCGCTACTGACCAACGGCCTTTTGCTTGCTGCCCCTGGCCCTGATGCCCACGCCCACACATGCGTCGAGCACGCATGTTTTGTCttgttttttctatttctagtCTTTGTCGCGTCGCATGTACTGCTAGTAGCAGTGCAGAAACTTGCAAAGGTGCAGGTCACTAGTTTCTTCATTTGGTGGAGAGAGCTACAAATCGTGCAATCCTTGATCGATTGGATGTGTCGAGCGAGAGCGACATTTTTTCTATACGGACTGGATGTATCATGTATTGCTCATCCTATCGAGCATCTCGAGCCGAGCCTTTTGATGGTATCTGATGCCTTCCATCCAGCTACCCGGCACCGGAAGGTTTAACAAATAACAGGTGCGTGGTGCATGAAGTGGGCGTTAAATGTAGAAACCATGCGCCACGGCACAAGCCGTACACTTTTGTTTACGACGAGCGTGCAGGTGTCTATTTGTTTGGGGCGCACCGAAAACACGTATTGAGGTTAtcgctttttttttatcttgctTCTCACCTTCTAACGTTCTACTGCGTGTTCTTAGATCTATCTACTGCCACGTTGGTCTGGTTACTACTCGACCGCCAGTCGCTCGCTAGAGGCCTCAGTCTCGTCATTAAAGAGACAAAAGAAATATCCGAAGCAATCGATCTCATCTGGATCACCGGCGGCCGTACGTCCCCGTCCTGCATTTGGCAGATCATTATTCTTGGGGCGTGACCGGGCGAGAGCGACTCGATCGGCTGCTTCAGATTTCACAACTTGtgactgaaaaaaaaaatcccgatGCGATGGGAACGAGATTATTGTGTCGAAACTAtacaaagaaggaaaaatgGAGAGGGTACGATTGATCCTCATGCCATGCGCACGACCCATCACGTGCCAACTGTTCGCGGAAACACGTGAAGATAGTGTCTGGTGGCCAACAAATTGGGTCCAGCCACGAAAACATGTCCTGTTAATCTCCTCATGACTCTTTCTATATCTAACCCAACAGGCAATAGCAGATGCAGATCGCGTGATACCGTGATACTATCGCCCTTGCCCCTGTCCTATTTGTCCTGTCATCATCAGGACATTATGTATTCACAGACTAACCGGGAATTGTGATGTATCGGAGTTGGAAGCGTGCCAAGTTACGCCAGAAGATGTTGTTACGGCAGAGCGAGGGCTTGTAATAACCGTGCAAGACTTCCAAAGGGTGATGTTATAGCGTAGCGTGCAACTGATATTTTCTGATTACTTAGCCGCGTTTTGCATTAGAGTATGGTGGTTCTATTTTAATTCCGTTGGGTGGAAGCAATCCTTGGTTTCATGATGCATGAGAGCATTTCGTGACCGAAAGCTCTTTGGCCCCTTTTATCACTCGTACAAAACAGGTTATATGCAATccctaccagtggcgggtctctaaaacacgccactgatgaccATCCATCAGTGACGGACAGAAAAAAGCCCGACGTTGATGGCTCACATGTGAACTctaaaaaaaccaaaaaaccacccatcagtggcgggttttagCACCCTATTAGTGGCCAtgctatcagtggcgggttttactccaaacccgccactgatagggaggtcatcagtggcggtttttaGATAGAACCCACCATTGATGGCCCCCCAAAGACaactgaaatttgaaaaattcataaaaagtcaaaaaaatatgattcTTTTTGTAAAGTTGTATCTTGCCATGCCAAACAGTATTGCCAAAGATGcttgcaattttttgttttaaaaatggtttctattttttaaataaaaaaggagtattttgtgaagcaataTGGCTCAAAAGTACACCTATCTGATTTTTACACgctagaaaaatgaaaaaacacGGATCCGTGTACTCACTCATGATTGGCCGAGGAGAACCCATCTGGATCGATGACCTGGCCCTTTGGCCCGTCTAGATCAATCCCCACCTCCCTCCTTTGTCTCCCGAACAGatcccctcctctctccctcgtctctccccatccccatcccctcccctccctatACCGTACCGAGGCAGCCCCATGGAGGCTCACCCATCTCCTTCAGCCCTTCTCACACGGCCGCCCCCCACCTGCTCTCTCCCTAATCCCTATCTCACACCCGaagcctctcctcctctctaaccctcctcgccttcctccgtcCTTCCATGGCGTCCGCCGGCTCGACCTCGGCGTCCCACTTCGCAGGCTCGAGCCCACCCCGACGGATCCGCCACTAGCGAGGCCTCGCGCAGCTGGCCTCGACCCCACCACAccagatccgccgccgccctccatCCGCCGGATCCACTGCGCCTGAGCCCACGCGTCGCCGGATCCGCAGCGCCCTAGCTTGCGTGCTTTCGGATCCACCTCCTCCCAACCATGGCGCCACCGGAAACGCCGCCCCCTAGCCCACCCGACACGGGCTCCGGTGCCGTCGGCCTCTTCTCCGGCCGGATCTGGCCTCCCCTCTCAGGTATGTACTCATTCCCTCTCTCtactctctctctatctctatgtgtgtgtgtttctcacggtctctctctcgctcctgcagagccggcgacgagcagctccgtcggcggcaCCGCCGCACCGGCGTCCTCCGACGTGCGTTTGGGGCGGGTCTGCGAGTGGCccatattattttttatttttgctgaaATTCTATTAGTGTCGGATCTGTAtgtgcccgccactggtgggtGCCCCCGTCGGTGTCGGTTCGAGCACATGCCActgatccttttttttccgcCAGAGATGGCcctttttgtagtagtgtatCATTTTACTACTATCTCATATGAAAATCAGAATTAATTGACGAAGTAGACAACTTAGAAGAATCCCATGCTTTTAACgtcaaataaaagaaagaaagattcTCATGTGTACCGGCTCGTACCAGGCATCCCTGCTGCATATAGCTTATAGCATAAGTTACAACATCTTCCACTTTGGATTACCAAGATTCTCAGAGGGGAACACAATCGAACAGGTTCGGCGACGCATGAAGCTCgcatgaagaagaaaagaataaagcTATGACGTATGAGACAGGAGGCGAATTTTCTGCCGCTCGAT
This is a stretch of genomic DNA from Brachypodium distachyon strain Bd21 chromosome 1, Brachypodium_distachyon_v3.0, whole genome shotgun sequence. It encodes these proteins:
- the LOC100846139 gene encoding josephin-like protein, which produces MEPGAKSEANQNEEGSGAVGSSGGSSKVYHERQRMQFCLLHALNNLMQEKESFTRAELDGISENLVLTDPNKDKWTPLSLIFKPHHNALTGNYDVNVLITALETRKTNVVWHDRRKGASSIDLDAGALVGLMINVPVKRLRGLWTGRHWVAIRSIDGIWFNLDSDFSSPKQFQGKEQLIEFLDSILSQGGELMIVLRDE
- the LOC100846446 gene encoding sulfoquinovosyl transferase SQD2, whose protein sequence is MSSRMGEAAADTTAPLLLQVEEADAEWSSRPHRIALFVEPSPFAYISGYKNRFQNFIKHLREMGDEVLVVTTHKGAPEEFHGAKVIGSWSFPCPLYQNVPLSLALSPRIFSAVTKFKPDIIHATSPGIMVFGALAIAKMISVPMVMSYHTHLPAYLPGYNLNWLLGPTWSLIRCLHRSADLTLVPSVAIAEDFETANVVSANRIRLWNKGVDSESFHPKFQRHEMRIKLSGGEPEKPLIVHVGRFGREKNLDFLKRVMERLPAARIAFVGDGPYRAELEKMFTGMPAVFTGMLQGEELSQAYASGDVFAMPSESETLGQVVLESMASGVPVVAARAGGIPDIIPKDKEGKTSFLFTPGDLDECVRKIEQLLFSKDLRESIGRAAREEMENCDWRAASKTIRNEHYSTATTYWRKKTGKTG